The Pseudomonas sp. LFM046 region GCAGGCCGGCCCAGGAGGTCTGCCGCTTCAGTTCCAGGGTCAGCCCGTAGGGCTGGGCGAAGCCCTGGGTGGCCGCGACGATCAACGAGGCGGTGTCGGAAAGGGCCATGAAGCCCAGGTTCACTGTGCGCTTTTCCGGGGCATCGCTGCCCGCGACCCAGGCGAGGCTGTCGTTACGGGTGCAACTCTTGTCGGTCATGTTGTTTGTCCCACCACTGAACGAAAAAGGCGCCGCCCCAGTCACCATGGGATTGGTGACCGGGAGCGACGCCATCGTCTATGAACTGTCTCCGCCGTTGGAGGGAGTTCGGAGTGTTGGTAACAGCAAACGACATGCCATCGTTCAACGGGGAATCGGATCCAAGGGCAGGCGGCAATGCCTCGTGCTTGTATGCGCTGACGCCGGCTTTCGATCGAAGCTTTAGGGCGCCGCAAGGCGCCCTTATCGTTTCGCAGCGGGACAACCGCTATCTATGCCCGAAACTGATGCCTACCGATCTTCGGTCGTTTGTTCGGCGATCGTTCGAATAACATCGAGTACCTTGCCAATGCTGGTTGCCTCAGCCACAAAGTCGCTCTCATAGTGCACTTTGCGCGCGGCGACAGACTCTTGCCTGAGCGTCCCAGGGCACTGTGTGTCCACACCACGACCATGTGGGTTGCCAGAGGCGGTCTTTGAGTGCATCGAGCGGGGGTGTAAAGACTGTCCCAGGAGTTGCATACAAAGCACGCGGCCACGAAATAGGAGAGGAGGAGGGGAGTGCGGGCGCGGTGCGCTTGCGATCGCATTGAGTCCGTGGGAGGCTCAATCCTATCTGTCTATTGGTTCATTCTGAAGTGGCCTAATGATTCTGGACACCCCGATAGGGCGTTAAGCTGCGCCCAAGCAAGAGGTGTTCATGAGCAGAAGATCATTCAGTCCGGAATTCAAACTCGAGGCCGCCAGCCTGGTGCTCGATCAAGGCTATTCCATACCGGCAGCCTGCAAGGCGATGGGGGTAGGCCCAACTGCCATGCGGCGCTGGGTCGAGCAATTGACCCTGGAGCGCCATGGCAAGACGCCGGAGCACAGCAAGGCCATGACGCCGGAGCAGCGGCGAATCCAGGAGCTGGAGGCCCAGGTGCGGCGGCTGGAGCGGGAGAAAGAGATCTTAAAAAAGGCTACCGCTCTCTTGATGTCAGACGCCCTCGATTAGTGCGCTTAGTCGAGTCATTGGGTGAGCACTATCCACGGGCAGAGCTTTGCCGGCTGTTCGGCATCAATCGCAGCAGTGTCTATGCCGCCGCTAAGTCAGCAGCTCGCGGTAATCAGCCGCACGCCAGGTTGCGACAGCGCTTGGTGGAGCTGCATGTCCAGAGTCGGCGTTCGGCAGGCGCCCGGACGCTCGCGGCGGCTTTGCGCCAGGAAGGCTGGGCAGTGGGTCGATTCCTGGCCGGCCGTCTGATGAAAGAGGCCCAGTTGTTCAGCTCGCAACGCCGTCGACACCGTTACCGCCCAACTGAGGGTGAGAGTGCCAAAGCGTCGAACGAACTGGACCGGCAATTCCGCACCCACGGCCCCAATCAGGTGTGGTGCGGTGACGTGACGTACATCTGGGCCGGCGGGCGCTGGATCTACTTGGCCGCGATCATGGACCTGTATGCGCGGCGGATTGTGGGTTGGGCAATGTCCGATCGTCCGGACTCGCAGCTTACCGGACGCGCTTTGCGCGTAGCCTATGAGGCTCGCGGTTGCCCCGCCGGCGTGCTGTTTCACTCCGACCAGGGCAGCCACTACAGCAGTCAGGAATTTCGACAATTGCTCTGGCGGCATCGAATCCGCCAGAGCATGAGTCGTCGCGGCAATTGCTGGGACAACGCCCCGATGGAGCGTTTCTTCCGGAGCCTCAAATCCGAATGGATACCGGCTTCGGGTTACGCCAGCCAAGCCGAAGCAGAGGCTGATGTACTGCGCTACCTGACCGACTACTACAACCACCGACGGCCACACAGCTACAACAGCTACCAGACACCGGCACAGCGCGAAGCGCTGGCTGGATAGACCTAAACCGGTGTCCAGTTTTACTTGACCACTTCANTGCACGGGGCCCGGGCGGCCGGTCATCATCGAGCTCCAGGCACGGTGCATGATGAAGGGCATTTCCTCCACGCGGGTGGCGACCCAGTGACGCTTGGACACGGCTTCGGCAATCTTCGGGAAGTCGTTGTCGGTGTAGCGCTCCAGTTCCTGCAGCAGGCCGTGGCCACGCATGTGAGTGGGCGGGCCACCGGTGATCAGCATCAGGCTGGTGGAGTCGGTGAAGGCGGTGGCCATGCCGATCACGGTGTTGCTCGCGCCGGCGCCGATGGAGGTCACCGCCGCCATCGGCTTGCCGGAAACGCGGTAGTAGCCGTCGGCCAGGTGCACGGCACTCTGCTCGTGGAACACCTGGATGAACTTGATCTTCGACTCTTCCTCGAGGAAGGCGTCGGTGAGGGTCCAGATACCGTGGCCGGGGATACCGGCGACGTACTCGACGCCGTAGTTCTTCAGGGTTTGGGCAACCACTTGGCTGCCAGTCAACTTGGGCATGGTTGTGCTCCTTGGAGTACTGGTGAAAGCGGCGTGGGAATTGGCCGCTAACCGGGTGGTCAAGGGTTACGAATTCTTGCGCGCGGCCCAAGCCAGGCCCTGCTTGGTCAAGCGGCGGATGTTCGGATCGGCCAGATTGCTCGTGTCATGGCCGATGGAGTGATAGAAGACGCGGCCTTCACCCCAGTTGCGCACCCAGGCGACCGGACTGCGATGCCCCTTGAGCCAGGGCATCGGGTTGCCATCGAAGGTGGTTTCGGCGAGCACGTGAACGTTGGGGTCGACCTGCATGTAGTACTGCTCGGAGCGCACCTCGAAGTCCTCAACGCCTTGGGCGACTTCATGTTCACGGTCGATGAAGTTCACCATGTAGGGGTGCGGATAGCCTTCGCCGGCCGGGTGTTCCAGGAAGGAGCCGCCGAGTACGAAGTGGTACTTCAGGCTAGCGCGGAAGGCCGCGCCGGCGCCGTGCCAACCCACCAGGCCCGTGCCGCTCTCGATGGCCTCCAGCAGGCGGTTTTCCTGGGCAGCGGTCAGCGTCTCGGTGGTTACTGCGTTGTTCCAGCCGATCACGATCAGGTCATAGCCGGTCAGGTCGCGGTCCAGGGTGAAGATGTCGGTGGACTCCTCAACCTGGAAGTCGAGTTCCTGGAACAGTTCGCGCGCCCACGCTGCGATTTCGTAGGGGAAATGGCCGGGCCAGCCGCCATACAGGTAGAGGACACGAGTCACGGTTGATTACCTCCGGTTGTTGTTACTGCTTGTCGTAGGCCTGAGGCCGAATTCTTTGTTGGGCTGCTGCCTGCTTTTCTGCGAGCAGCACTTCTCCGCCGCTGGGTGCAATCCCAGTTGCTTACGTCGAAATGGTTGGCGGTAGTCCGCCGTCCTTCAGGACGCCTGTTTGGCATTCCCGCAGTTGTAGAGCCGCTATTCGCTGGCCATGGCTAGGCCGGACAATTGCTGCCGGTCCGAGGTCTCCCGTTGTTGGAGGCCGGGCGCTTGCAAGGATCTGGCGATCTCACTGGGGGTAGGCATGAAAGCGAAAAAGTGACCGAGGATGAGCTCGTGTCTTTGCGAGCCGTCTTGCTTCAGCGCGCGCTGATGCGGAGAAGGGCTGTTTTGGCACCGTAGGACCTGAGTCATGGTGTTCACCTCGATCTTGTTGTTGGCGTGGTGTCATGGCGATCGGGTTATACGTATAACCTTGATTCAACATTATCACCACAAGCGACGCTGTCAATCCCTTCTGTCAGCTACCTGCTAGGGAGTCATCAGCTGGTCAAAATCAGGGGAAATAGGCCGATCTACCAGGACATCCATGGAGCGGTATGTCGCTTTTTGAAATGCCGATCGTCAGCGGCGTTCAAGCCCTTATTAGTCCGATAGCCCTATTTACAGGAGAGAGCTTCAAGCGCGCCGATTGATTCCTGACTGAGTGGTTATGGGGTGGCATTTCTGAAAGCGACAATTTTGAGGAAGGTGGATTGACAAGCGAAAAGAGGGTGGTAGCTTCGCAATCAGGTTATACGAATAACTCGAATAACAAGACACAACCGAGGTGACCGACCATGAGAACGAATCCCGTACCAGTAAAGGACTCGCTTATCGTCGAATCGCCCTCTCTGCTGAGGGGGCTTGAACCCGAGTCTGTGCTTTCCCCTGTCGCCAGAGCGCATTCGCCTGGTGCTCCGTTCCGGCTCCGGCCGAGGCTGTAGCAACTCCGCATTCCAACCAATCAACGCGCCGGCCTGCCGGCCGAATTGACGCTCAGCATGACGTTTTACCTGTCATGTCGAGTCCGTGCCTGGTCGTTTCATCGCTTCAACCAAAACCAACAAGATAGGAGCAACGAAGGTGAAAACTTTCAAACCAGCAAAGTCCCGTAGCCTCAATAAATCGCGCAAGAACAGCATCTCGGTGGTTATCGCCGCCGCAACGTCGTTGGCCATCGGGATGGGTAGTGCGGCAGCGGCCGAGCAGCGCCTTGAGGTTCTGCACT contains the following coding sequences:
- a CDS encoding thiamine pyrophosphate-binding protein, translating into MPKLTGSQVVAQTLKNYGVEYVAGIPGHGIWTLTDAFLEEESKIKFIQVFHEQSAVHLADGYYRVSGKPMAAVTSIGAGASNTVIGMATAFTDSTSLMLITGGPPTHMRGHGLLQELERYTDNDFPKIAEAVSKRHWVATRVEEMPFIMHRAWSSMMTGRPGPVX
- a CDS encoding ThuA domain-containing protein; protein product: MTRVLYLYGGWPGHFPYEIAAWARELFQELDFQVEESTDIFTLDRDLTGYDLIVIGWNNAVTTETLTAAQENRLLEAIESGTGLVGWHGAGAAFRASLKYHFVLGGSFLEHPAGEGYPHPYMVNFIDREHEVAQGVEDFEVRSEQYYMQVDPNVHVLAETTFDGNPMPWLKGHRSPVAWVRNWGEGRVFYHSIGHDTSNLADPNIRRLTKQGLAWAARKNS